The Undibacterium cyanobacteriorum genomic sequence TAACTTTTATCGTCGCAAGGATTCTTTTTTATGAATACCAGCGCGCAGATGTCAGAAGCGAACCCTCGCTTGCACTACATGGACAATCTGCGCGCGATCGCGATGCTAACAGGCGTGCTGTTTCATGCCGCGCTGGCGTATAGCGTTTTGGCGCATCCACTTTGGCCCACGGCGGATCGTGGGCAATCCTTCATCATCGATCTCTTTGCATGGTTCTTCCATCTATTTCGCATGCCCTTGTTTTTTGTGGTGACGGGCTTCTTCGCCGCCTTGTTGGTGCAAAGACGTGGCATAGCCGGTATGTTGAAGAACCGCTTTATGCGCATTGTTTTGCCGCTGTTGGCCTTTTGGCCCTTGGTGTATTTTTCGATGACCGGGCTGATTAGTCGCGCGGTGACTGAAGTGGAGAATTTGTCACCGCTGCTGCAAATGATTAAGCCGTGGGTGCTTGATCCAAACGCAGCGACTGCGCCGCCAACGCTCGCCCACCTGTGGTTCCTCGCCTATGTGATGTGTTTTTGCATTTTGGTGTGGGTGGCATTCACTTTGGAGTGGGCTAAATATCTGCACCGTTTAGCGGCCATCGCGCCAATCTCCCAAGTTTGGCTTGCACCCTTGTTGTTGGTGCCTGCGCTGATGAGTGTGCCAGCGCCGTTTCCCGCACCGGAAAGTCTTTTCCCGCAATGGTGGGCCCTGCTGTTTTATGGGTTTTATTTCCTGATGGGATTTCGTTTATCCCACCAAGCCGCATGGCTCGATCAATTCAAACCGCAGGTAGCTCGATTATTGTTATCGTCTCTTCTTGCCTATGCGCTGTTTCTCTATCTTCTTCAAGCGAAGGGCATGACGCAGACTGATTGGTTTTCAAAAGTCATCTTGGCGCTGCTGCAAGCTTATGCAGGATATGGGATGACACTGGTATGTCTCAT encodes the following:
- a CDS encoding acyltransferase family protein produces the protein MNTSAQMSEANPRLHYMDNLRAIAMLTGVLFHAALAYSVLAHPLWPTADRGQSFIIDLFAWFFHLFRMPLFFVVTGFFAALLVQRRGIAGMLKNRFMRIVLPLLAFWPLVYFSMTGLISRAVTEVENLSPLLQMIKPWVLDPNAATAPPTLAHLWFLAYVMCFCILVWVAFTLEWAKYLHRLAAIAPISQVWLAPLLLVPALMSVPAPFPAPESLFPQWWALLFYGFYFLMGFRLSHQAAWLDQFKPQVARLLLSSLLAYALFLYLLQAKGMTQTDWFSKVILALLQAYAGYGMTLVCLIAGQRWLDVHHGFLRYIADASYWVYLVHLPLIFAIQIPLMDVNLHWSAKLLLSVGTVLGIAFLTYHFLVRGRMLGRFLNGQQRGR